In Bacillota bacterium, the following proteins share a genomic window:
- a CDS encoding nucleotide sugar dehydrogenase — protein MNPKCIAVVGLGYVGLALAVEFGKALQTIGFDINPERVEALRKGYDDNDELKGADLRPPHLTFTADPVELRQAEFIIIAVPTPVDGHNRPDFKHLVEASRLVGRNLVPGTTVVYESTVYPGVTEEICVPILERESGLRGGKDFKIGYSPERINPGDSEHTLANVVKVVAAQDEETLAQVAGVYELIIKAGVYKAPDIRTAEAAKAIENIQRDLNIALMNELAMIFHRLGLDTQEVLKAAGTKWNFIPFQPGLVGGHCIPVDPYYLTFKAEATGYHPEVILAGRRINDEMGYYISRETVRLMINAGKTVRNANVLVLGVTFKENVRDVRNTRITDLVRELEGYEIKVAVHDPLVEPEKISAMGLVPVPDPFKEKICYDAVIVAVPHKVFRKKRTIEFVDLLRKNGGPGVLVDVRRIIPKEDLADSDVLYWGL, from the coding sequence ATGAATCCTAAGTGTATCGCCGTCGTTGGGTTAGGTTATGTGGGGCTCGCGCTTGCCGTGGAGTTTGGAAAGGCGCTCCAAACCATCGGCTTTGACATAAATCCGGAACGCGTTGAAGCACTCCGCAAAGGATATGACGATAATGACGAGCTTAAAGGAGCGGACCTGCGTCCTCCCCATCTTACTTTTACTGCCGATCCCGTGGAATTGCGCCAGGCTGAATTCATTATCATAGCCGTACCCACACCCGTAGACGGCCACAATAGGCCTGATTTCAAACATCTGGTTGAAGCAAGCCGTTTGGTGGGACGAAACCTGGTTCCGGGGACAACCGTGGTTTACGAATCCACCGTATATCCGGGCGTGACCGAAGAGATCTGCGTCCCTATTTTGGAGCGGGAGTCGGGACTACGTGGCGGAAAAGACTTCAAAATCGGCTACTCCCCGGAACGCATTAATCCCGGGGATTCAGAGCACACCCTGGCAAACGTAGTGAAAGTGGTGGCGGCTCAAGATGAGGAAACACTGGCGCAGGTTGCCGGTGTTTATGAACTGATCATAAAGGCGGGCGTGTATAAGGCTCCCGATATCAGGACGGCGGAAGCGGCGAAGGCGATCGAGAATATTCAGCGAGACCTGAACATCGCCCTGATGAACGAGCTGGCCATGATTTTTCACCGGCTCGGACTCGATACACAGGAAGTTCTTAAAGCGGCGGGTACAAAATGGAATTTTATCCCTTTCCAACCGGGATTGGTCGGAGGGCACTGCATCCCCGTTGATCCTTATTACCTGACATTCAAAGCGGAAGCAACCGGGTACCATCCCGAGGTCATCCTTGCAGGACGCCGGATCAACGATGAGATGGGATATTATATCAGCCGCGAAACCGTAAGACTCATGATTAACGCCGGGAAAACGGTGCGAAACGCAAATGTGCTGGTGCTGGGCGTTACGTTTAAAGAGAATGTGCGGGATGTACGCAATACGCGGATAACGGATCTGGTCCGGGAACTTGAAGGGTACGAAATTAAGGTCGCCGTTCACGATCCGCTGGTGGAACCCGAAAAAATCAGCGCCATGGGACTGGTTCCCGTTCCTGATCCTTTTAAAGAAAAAATCTGCTATGATGCGGTTATTGTGGCGGTACCGCACAAGGTTTTCCGGAAAAAAAGAACTATAGAGTTCGTTGATCTCTTGAGGAAAAACGGCGGACCCGGCGTACTCGTCGATGTCCGCAGGATTATACCCAAGGAAGACCTGGCGGATTCGGACGTCCTGTATTGGGGCTTATGA
- a CDS encoding glycosyltransferase family 4 protein, with the protein MEVLFVTGIFPPDIGGPATYVPVMAGALSERGHRVKVLTTSEPHDMKHDDGVFPFPVVRVNRRLPLLRRTVDFTRRVIRLGRDADVIYANGMHLECVLANIFVRKPLVMKIVGDEAWERATRKGWTTDGFDDFQNRRQKWPAELNKRLRSWVTRRADRVIAPSEYLKRNVVDWGVPEGNCIVVYNAVEPPKAVAPAVIPLITPVKLVTVGRLVPWKHVDGIIGSLRSLTEAGLVLVGDGPERQRLERIAQAQGSIDRIYFTGQRSKDETQSLIAACNIFVLNSSYEGLPHVVVEAMQLGLPVVATAAGGTPEVIKDGETGLLIPPGDNNALSKALVLLIKDTDLRTRLAENAKTVLKQFSYPFMVVETEQALMQAIKSGEIKIK; encoded by the coding sequence ATGGAAGTTCTCTTTGTAACCGGGATCTTCCCGCCGGATATCGGAGGACCCGCCACCTATGTACCGGTTATGGCCGGGGCGCTGAGTGAGCGCGGACACCGGGTGAAAGTGCTGACCACCAGCGAGCCGCACGATATGAAGCATGATGACGGCGTTTTCCCTTTCCCCGTTGTAAGAGTTAATAGAAGACTTCCTTTATTGCGGCGGACGGTCGATTTCACCCGGAGGGTTATTCGGCTGGGACGCGACGCTGACGTTATCTATGCCAACGGCATGCATCTTGAATGCGTGCTCGCCAATATATTTGTACGCAAGCCGCTGGTGATGAAAATCGTCGGCGACGAAGCCTGGGAAAGGGCCACCCGTAAAGGCTGGACCACGGACGGTTTCGACGATTTCCAGAACAGGCGCCAGAAATGGCCCGCCGAACTCAATAAACGCTTGCGTTCCTGGGTCACGCGCCGGGCGGACCGGGTAATTGCCCCGAGCGAGTATCTCAAGCGCAATGTTGTCGATTGGGGCGTCCCCGAGGGCAACTGTATCGTGGTTTATAACGCCGTTGAACCGCCCAAAGCTGTCGCGCCGGCTGTGATACCATTGATAACACCGGTTAAACTTGTTACGGTCGGGCGGCTGGTTCCCTGGAAGCATGTGGACGGAATAATCGGTTCACTAAGGAGTTTAACCGAAGCCGGTTTGGTCTTGGTCGGTGACGGCCCGGAACGACAGCGATTGGAGAGAATAGCGCAAGCCCAAGGGTCTATCGATCGTATTTATTTTACGGGGCAACGTAGCAAGGACGAAACACAATCGCTGATTGCCGCGTGCAACATCTTCGTATTGAATTCTTCCTATGAAGGACTGCCGCACGTTGTTGTAGAGGCAATGCAGTTGGGACTGCCGGTTGTGGCCACAGCGGCGGGAGGCACGCCGGAAGTGATAAAGGACGGCGAAACAGGTTTACTTATTCCACCAGGCGATAACAATGCTTTAAGCAAGGCGCTTGTTCTATTGATCAAGGACACCGATCTACGCACCCGACTGGCTGAAAACGCTAAAACCGTTCTTAAACAGTTCAGCTATCCGTTTATGGTGGTCGAGACGGAACAAGCGCTTATGCAAGCCATAAAAAGTGGGGAAATCAAGATCAAGTGA